The window ATCACTGTTTCACAATATTTCGCTGAATAACacaaataatgaatcaaGACTTGATCTATCTTCtattttccaaaatttgtacaatattaattctaattcttCTCAGAGGCATTTTGACATGCTTTATAGTATAATTGCAAGAGAGATGAATGACACCGAGTGTATGCTCGAAGCAGTTCAAACTTTAGAGAAAATGCAATGCTTATTAAATACGAATAACTCAGCTATGCAATACTCTGATGAAGTAAATTCAGGAGACTTGAGATCTAATTCATTtgcaaattcaaatattagcAATAGCTCAATAACGAGTGTAGTTAGTTCAGCTGCCAAGGGACTTGTAAGCggtttttctttattttcttcgAAGACTCGTGAAGGATCATTTACTTCAGACGCAAATCTTTCTAAACTAGATAGATATAGGGAAGACCAGTCCGCACTAAAAACGCTTCTTTCAGCCGGAAGGGTGGTATTGATTGTACACGAAATGCCTCACTTcttttcagaaaaaataaatatattcaatgaGACTATCcaagaatttattataagaCAGTCTCAgtcttcaaatattgagAATGAGTTTTGGAGTAGGGTTCTAAATAAGCTTAAATCTCTTAATCAATATAACGATAATTTACAGGGTCAAAACACCTATCATGATGAATTTTATACTAATGATAGTAGAAACTATGTGAATAACCAATATAATAAAGGAAATAATACTAATGAGTGGGGTTATGAAGGCTATGACTATTGACCGAGTTGATCGTTGGAAGTAGTGCAATTTATCTTAGAAATAGTTAAAGGGAATCTACAGATAACTATATAAATTAGCTAAAATATACTGAATTAGTCTTCATCAGAAAAAAcaatttcatcttcatcaaaatTCATTTGTGATTCGATTTGCTTTCTCTTCTCCTCCTGTTGCATCATCTCTTCAAGTACGATTTCCCTCAAGTTATTAACTTCATCCTGGGTAATTTCTATATCAA is drawn from Cryptosporidium parvum Iowa II chromosome 4, whole genome shotgun sequence and contains these coding sequences:
- a CDS encoding PX domain containing protein codes for the protein MSPDSIKTENTENVGDQEQINNLIISDWGMEPKRYNYQVNVTDPENKSIGLGKYTVYLVSGVTPDGHNFSTRKRYSDFEWLRSTLVIQFPGVFIPPIPKKKKVGRFEKDFIEFRRRYLEEFLRRVFNRGYLISSNLVRTWLNRSDSGMETLKKEEANRPLFDIVTQYFSSFDNVLSTDNPNSRPGKPSNRFSVPTVDISPISEFSNRLENHFIQLEQLSEHLNTITSSYNRAHISFKEIPSLFHNISLNNTNNESRLDLSSIFQNLYNINSNSSQRHFDMLYSIIAREMNDTECMLEAVQTLEKMQCLLNTNNSAMQYSDEVNSGDLRSNSFANSNISNSSITSVVSSAAKGLVSGFSLFSSKTREGSFTSDANLSKLDRYREDQSALKTLLSAGRVVLIVHEMPHFFSEKINIFNETIQEFIIRQSQSSNIENEFWSRVLNKLKSLNQYNDNLQGQNTYHDEFYTNDSRNYVNNQYNKGNNTNEWGYEGYDY